Proteins encoded within one genomic window of Mycolicibacterium aubagnense:
- a CDS encoding ABC1 kinase family protein has product MPQHEIPVPKGRLRRTMPLAGFTARAAGGRLIAGLRERAGDDGAVQRFHEGTAERYTDLLGHSKGALMKIGQLASMVDMQSLGTGGFAPYQQALTRLQSDAPPMAPELVHEILDDQLGSAAAHFADFENVPIAAASIGQVHRAVFHDGRRVAVKIQYPGVAEAIRHDLANTELVATFLRFVTSASGMVFDPRTLARELTVRIAEELDYRREAAMIAKFSDLYRGHPFIRVPEVIDDASTDRIVTMTYLDGMDWAAAQRADQDLKNTWAETILRFSWGNFRHANLLHADPHPGNYRFNPDGTVGFVDFGCVKVLPESKRRQWVSVVRNVVDDRKDELRADMVAAGFITADSPLTGGDVHAFYVQVFYELIAEPQPVTYTPDSGARSARWLFSLDAANPLTRMSAPNDYVFAPRVQQALTNICGGLTATLAARSINDDMDGIAQPTTELGRLHHAWVRARGLPGALDDHTAARGSSRC; this is encoded by the coding sequence CCATGAGGGCACCGCCGAGCGGTACACCGACTTGCTCGGGCACTCCAAAGGCGCGCTGATGAAGATCGGTCAGCTCGCGTCGATGGTCGACATGCAAAGTCTCGGGACGGGCGGGTTCGCTCCCTACCAGCAGGCCCTCACGCGCTTGCAGTCCGATGCCCCGCCGATGGCGCCGGAGCTGGTGCACGAGATTCTCGATGACCAACTCGGCTCTGCCGCAGCGCACTTCGCCGACTTCGAGAACGTACCGATCGCCGCCGCATCGATTGGGCAGGTGCACCGGGCCGTGTTTCACGACGGCCGCCGGGTCGCAGTGAAGATCCAATACCCCGGCGTAGCCGAAGCCATTCGCCACGATCTGGCCAACACCGAGCTGGTCGCGACGTTCCTTCGCTTTGTGACCTCAGCTTCGGGCATGGTGTTCGACCCGCGGACGTTGGCTCGCGAGTTGACCGTACGGATCGCCGAAGAACTCGACTACCGCCGCGAGGCGGCCATGATCGCCAAGTTCAGCGACTTATATCGCGGCCACCCGTTCATCCGCGTTCCCGAGGTGATCGACGACGCATCCACCGACCGCATCGTGACGATGACCTACCTCGACGGGATGGACTGGGCAGCCGCACAACGTGCCGATCAAGATCTGAAAAACACGTGGGCCGAGACGATACTGCGGTTCTCGTGGGGCAACTTCCGCCACGCCAACCTGCTGCACGCCGATCCACACCCCGGCAACTACCGCTTCAACCCCGATGGCACCGTCGGCTTCGTCGACTTCGGTTGCGTGAAAGTCCTCCCCGAAAGCAAGCGCCGACAGTGGGTGTCTGTGGTGCGCAACGTCGTCGACGACCGAAAGGACGAGCTGCGCGCCGACATGGTGGCCGCCGGATTCATCACCGCCGATTCGCCGCTCACCGGAGGCGACGTCCACGCGTTCTACGTGCAAGTGTTCTACGAGCTGATCGCCGAGCCGCAACCAGTCACCTACACACCTGACAGTGGCGCCCGATCCGCACGATGGCTGTTCAGCCTCGACGCAGCCAATCCATTAACCCGGATGTCCGCGCCGAACGACTACGTGTTCGCCCCGCGAGTCCAACAGGCGCTGACCAACATTTGCGGCGGACTGACCGCCACACTTGCGGCCCGGTCAATCAACGACGACATGGACGGAATCGCTCAACCGACCACCGAACTGGGCAGGCTCCACCACGCTTGGGTGCGCGCACGGGGACTGCCCGGCGCGCTGGATGACCACACTGCCGCGCGGGGTTCGTCCCGATGCTGA